In Caldicellulosiruptor morganii, the following proteins share a genomic window:
- a CDS encoding DNA-directed RNA polymerase subunit alpha, with protein sequence MIEIQKPTIRCEELSPDQKYGRYVIEPLERGYGITIGNALRRTLLSSIPGAAVTAVKIDGVLHEFSTIPGVLEDVPEIILNLKGLAIKMSSPGPKIIYIEAQGECEVKAKDIKADADIEICNPDHHIATLNSDARLFMEITVNQGKGYVPAERNKQSNQPIGVIPVDSIYTPVTKVNYRVENTRVGQVTDYDKLTMEIWTNGTIRPDEALTVAAKILIEHFNLFTDLSNIPTKIETVVKQEPPKRNKLLDMTIEELELSVRSYNCLKRAGINTVEDLVNKTEEEMMKVRNLGKKSLEEVIQKLHSLGLSLKKSDSTPKEEEEEK encoded by the coding sequence TTGATTGAAATACAAAAACCAACAATTAGGTGTGAAGAACTGAGCCCTGACCAAAAATACGGGCGATATGTAATTGAACCCTTAGAAAGAGGGTATGGGATCACAATTGGGAATGCCCTGAGAAGAACTCTTTTATCATCAATACCAGGTGCTGCTGTGACAGCGGTTAAGATAGATGGGGTTTTGCATGAGTTTTCGACCATTCCGGGGGTATTGGAAGATGTTCCTGAGATTATTCTTAACCTGAAAGGTTTGGCAATCAAAATGTCATCCCCTGGACCAAAAATAATCTACATTGAAGCGCAGGGTGAGTGTGAGGTAAAAGCAAAGGATATAAAAGCAGATGCTGATATAGAGATTTGTAACCCTGATCATCATATTGCAACACTCAACTCAGATGCAAGACTTTTTATGGAGATAACAGTAAACCAGGGCAAAGGCTATGTACCTGCAGAAAGAAATAAACAATCAAACCAGCCAATAGGTGTGATTCCTGTTGATTCTATCTATACACCTGTTACCAAAGTGAATTACAGAGTTGAAAATACAAGAGTTGGTCAAGTGACAGATTATGACAAGCTCACAATGGAAATTTGGACCAATGGCACTATCAGACCTGATGAGGCTTTAACAGTTGCTGCAAAAATTTTAATTGAGCATTTTAACCTGTTTACTGATCTTTCTAATATTCCAACTAAAATTGAGACGGTTGTGAAGCAAGAACCGCCGAAGAGGAATAAACTTTTGGATATGACTATAGAGGAACTTGAGCTTTCTGTCAGGTCATACAACTGTCTAAAGAGGGCTGGTATAAACACTGTTGAAGATTTGGTCAACAAGACAGAAGAAGAAATGATGAAAGTAAGAAACCTTGGTAAAAAGTCCTTGGAAGAGGTCATCCAAAAGCTTCATAGCTTGGGGTTGAGTCTCAAAAAGAGCGATAGCACGCCGAAGGAGGAGGAAGAAGAGAAATGA
- the rplQ gene encoding 50S ribosomal protein L17 has product MNKLRKLKRDIDHRKALMRNLATSLFKHGRIMTTEAKAKDLRRVAEKLITIAKKGDLASYRRVLAYLYEEDVAYDLFQKIAPRYQGRNGGYTRIIKVGPRKGDGAMMVYIELV; this is encoded by the coding sequence ATGAACAAGCTGAGAAAACTTAAAAGAGACATTGACCACAGAAAAGCACTTATGAGAAACCTGGCAACATCCCTGTTCAAGCATGGAAGAATTATGACCACAGAAGCAAAAGCAAAAGACTTGAGAAGAGTGGCCGAAAAACTGATCACTATAGCTAAAAAAGGCGACCTTGCATCATACAGAAGAGTTTTAGCCTACCTGTATGAAGAAGATGTTGCTTATGACCTTTTTCAGAAAATAGCACCGAGATATCAGGGTCGAAATGGCGGTTATACAAGGATAATTAAAGTGGGTCCCAGAAAAGGTGACGGTGCAATGATGGTTTATATAGAGCTTGTGTAA